In [Phormidium] sp. ETS-05, the genomic window GCACACAGCACTACTTCCCGCTCTTCAGGAGTGCTGGACAAGTGGGGCAGAAATCCCCGTAAAAACTCCTGGGCTTCAGCCACGAGTTTGTACATTTTCCAGTTACCGGCCAGAATTATTTTTCGCACAGGCACAACGATCGGTAAATACAACGTAAGTAGGAGCAACATCCCAGCATTTGGGTCACGGTGGACGCCAAATATCGGAAACGAGCCCCTACTTACTGTATAGGAAAAGCGCACCAAAAACAGTCCAAGGTCATTTGTCCTTTGTCCAGCTGGACATTGGACAAGTGACAAATTCCCTAGGGCTTTGGTTTGGCAGTCTTTTGCTGGGCAAAGTAGGTTTTGTAGATTTCATGGGCGATCGGAGCGGCGGAGACGCTACCATAACCGCCGTTTTCCACGATCGCCGCGATCGCGATTTGAGGATTATTCGCCGGACCATAGGAGACAAACAAGGAGTGGGATGTTTGTCCGAATACTTCCGAAGTGCCGGTTTTGCCCGCTACCAGGGGAATCGAACCATCATTTAGGGTTCTCGCCGTGCCTTTTTGCACCACCGCCACCAATCCATCCTTAATTGTGGCCACAGTTTCCGGATCCATCCCTGTGGGTTCGGGTTTCGTCGCTGGGGTGTTGGTTTGAGACGCCAGTAAATGGGGCTTGACCCGATAACCGCCATTAGCAATGCTCGCCGTCATCACCGCCATTTCCAATGGTGTCACCAAAACCAGACCCTGGCCAATAGCTGTGGTGACAGAATCCCCCACATACCAAGGCTCGCCATAGAGTTTCTGTTTTTCCTCGGGCGTGGGAACAGAACCGTTTATGCCCCCCTCCAGTCCCAACAGGTCTAAATCGGTGGTGCCAATTCCCAACTTGCTTGCCCATTTGGCAATCTCGTGGGGTCCAATATCCAGTCCGATTTGATAGAAAAAGGTGTTGCTACTGTATGCCAGGGCATCGCGAAATCCGATCGCCCCATAACCGCCGCTATGTTCATAGAAACTAATGCCGCCCACGGTGATGGAGGAAGAAGTGCCTAAAATCGAATATGGGGAATATTTGCCGGACCCCATCGCCGCCGCAGAAGTGATGATTTTAAAGGTACTGCCGGGAGGATATCCCTGCAATGCCCGATTCAATAGGGGGTTATCTGGACTTTGCAGCTTGTCCCAATCGCTTTTCTTGATTTTGCGGGTGAACATGTTGGGGTCAAAGGTGGGACCGGACGCGATCGCCAACACTCCCCCCGTTTTCACGTCCAAAACCACCACCGCTCCCCGCCGGTTAGCTAGGGCCTTTTCTGCGGTTTTCTGTAGTTCGAGGTCCACAGTCAGGCGCACATCTTCCCCGCTAGTGGCTGGTTCTATGCCAAGCTCCCGCACTTCTTCACCGTGGGAGTTGACTTCTACTAGGCGAGTCCCCCATTTACCGTTGATGGTGCGGTCCGCCATTTTTTCTACGCCCATCTTGCCAACGATAATTCCCATCTTATAATCTGGGTGGGCGTCTAATTCGGCTTCGCTGGCTTCGCCAATGTATCCTAAAAGGTGGCCTCCCAGATTGCCTTGGGGGTAATAGCGGGTTGACTCACCGCGAATTTCCACCCCCCGAAATTCTGCAGCTCGCTCTGACAAGGTGACGAAGGCTTCTAGGTTGATGTTCTGGGCGATGCGCACGCTTCTCTTGTCGTCATAGCCAAGTTGCTCTATTTTCTTCAATATCTCCGCTGGTGTGATTTTGAGGATGGGTGCCAGCTTTTGAGCCATGAGCTGCCATCCTTCTGGCGTTTGCTCTCGCGGCCATAAGAAAACGGACCGCGATAGTTTGCTCCCAGCCAGGACTTGTCCTTTGCGATCGAGTATCGCTCCCCGATCGGATGGGATGGGAACCTCCCTAGTCCGGTTCCCATCTGCTCTTTCTTTGTAAAGGTGACCTTCAACTAGCTGTAAATGAGCCAACCGCCACACGTATGTACTCATCGCTACTGTAATCAGCGCCATCAGTACGATCGCCTTCTTGGTGCGATCGAAGCTAGCTTGTTTTGCTCCTGTAGCTCCCCCTACAAACGAATATTCCCTACCTACCTTCAGCGCATCCATAATCTTCTGTCCATCACGCACTCAAATTTAGTTTTCCCATCGCGGGCACGGCATTATCAATATCGAGCCCTTACCACAAAGGCGATCGACCCCGTGCCCCTACAACAACCCCTTGCTCTGTCATTTTCCTCAGCTAGTGCCACTGCTTCCGGAAAACTTTTCTATTTTTTTCATGTCTCCATTCATGTGGATCTGTAGTTGCCACTATTTGTTTTCCTTTCATAACTAATTTAGATTTCATCTTGGTTCATTTCAAGTTAGCAGATTTATATCTGCCTGTCATCTAACTAGGCCAAAATTTAAGATTTTTTTTAGATAATTATTTTTAATACTATTAATATAGTACCATTGGCAATTCTTGTAATAATCATTGCCCATGTCATCAAAACTAGAAATTTATTGGCACAATCATTACACCGGACCGTGCTATAATATAATTTGTCTCCCCCAATAGGCCATCCCATGCAATAGTTGTAAATTATAGCCAATATGGACAAAAGCACGATCGGGGTAAAGGATGGGGTGTAATGCCCCCTAAAGGTCTAGATCCCTAAAAATAGATGTTATGGCATAATCAGCTCAGTTGGAAATACTGAAAAATCGCCAAATCAATAAAAAATCAGCAAAAAAACCTGATAATTCTAAGAAGAAGTAGAACTTGAAAAAAATCGCCAAAAAAATGTTTTTGGCGAAAAACATTGGAGCAGATATTTATGGCGACATATCCCCAAATCAACCAAAAATCAGAAGATTTACCGGCCAGAAATTTATTAGTTGACCGGCGTCAATATTTTGAGCCATACCCCCAATTGGCCAATAGGGATCGTGGCATTGGGTGGAGGGCACAGGGAAATCGTAGGGGGGCTTAAAAATTCAGTTGATCGGTGATGATACATCGGAACATATCCGGCATGATGCAACGCTCACAGCCAGAAAGGTGATCCCCATGAATGCAGCAGCAAAAAACCCTCGATTATCCGACTGGGAAATGAACAAGCTGGCGCACAGGGCAACTGCCCTGTTGATGGTGAAACTAGAAAATTGACCAGGATGGGGGCGAATCGAAGATCACATCAAGGCTGGGCTTCGGGTGCATCTCAGTTAGGCAAATTTGCCCTCATCCCCCAACCCCTTCTCCCAACCCTTCGACTGCGCTCAGGGGGAGAAGGGGAGGCGACAAAGTGAGATGCACCCTGGGCTTCAGACAGCAAAAAACCCTCCCTTGTGCAGAGAGGGTACAGCCTATTGAGGGGAAAATTGGATCGCTCAACTCCGGAGGAGAGATTTAGGACCTGTCAGTTCCAGATGTCCACGTTTGATGATAATGTGACGTTTAGAGTCGAGAGAAATAACTCCTTGGTGGCGCAACTTTCCTAACAGCCGCGTTACCGTAACGCGACTGGTGTTAATGGCTCTGGCAATGTCATGGTGGGTGAGACGAACTGCCAAGCGAGTGCCATCGGCTACCGGTTCCCCCATTTCCTGTTTGAGGAGGAGCAGTAGTTGCCCGAGGCGATCGTCCACTCGTCGCTGTCCTCCGATCGCCAGTAGAGCCTCTACCTGGCGCATCCGTCGGCTCAGTTGAGGCAAAATTTCCATCGCCAATTGGGGAGAGCTTTCTACTTCGGCG contains:
- the mrdA gene encoding penicillin-binding protein 2 produces the protein MDALKVGREYSFVGGATGAKQASFDRTKKAIVLMALITVAMSTYVWRLAHLQLVEGHLYKERADGNRTREVPIPSDRGAILDRKGQVLAGSKLSRSVFLWPREQTPEGWQLMAQKLAPILKITPAEILKKIEQLGYDDKRSVRIAQNINLEAFVTLSERAAEFRGVEIRGESTRYYPQGNLGGHLLGYIGEASEAELDAHPDYKMGIIVGKMGVEKMADRTINGKWGTRLVEVNSHGEEVRELGIEPATSGEDVRLTVDLELQKTAEKALANRRGAVVVLDVKTGGVLAIASGPTFDPNMFTRKIKKSDWDKLQSPDNPLLNRALQGYPPGSTFKIITSAAAMGSGKYSPYSILGTSSSITVGGISFYEHSGGYGAIGFRDALAYSSNTFFYQIGLDIGPHEIAKWASKLGIGTTDLDLLGLEGGINGSVPTPEEKQKLYGEPWYVGDSVTTAIGQGLVLVTPLEMAVMTASIANGGYRVKPHLLASQTNTPATKPEPTGMDPETVATIKDGLVAVVQKGTARTLNDGSIPLVAGKTGTSEVFGQTSHSLFVSYGPANNPQIAIAAIVENGGYGSVSAAPIAHEIYKTYFAQQKTAKPKP